Below is a genomic region from Rhinoraja longicauda isolate Sanriku21f chromosome 34, sRhiLon1.1, whole genome shotgun sequence.
tatggatcatgtacaggcagatgagatttagggctttgtggccaagtttgtggatgatacagaAATAGGTGGAAAGACGGGTAGTGTagctcgggaggaactgcagatgctgttttaaatcgaaaatagacacaaaatgccagagtaactcaggcggacaggcaggatctctgtctAAAGATCATTTGGAAGAAGGGttttgaaccaaaacatcacccattccttctctccaaagatgctgcctgtcctgctgagtgactccaacgttttgtgtctatcttactgcaATATGGCACCAGTTTCAGACAGCCaagctgaggaagaatgtgctgactctggagagggtccagaggagatttacaagaatggtcccaggaatgagtaggttaacctacgatgagtgtttgtaggcactgggcctgtactcgcaggagtttagatgaacgaggagggacctcattgaaacatacaaatagtgaaaggcttgggtggaGTGGATGTGTAGAAGATGGTTCCGTTCATGGGAGAGTCTTGCACTAGaggcgcctcagaattaaaggacgttcctttaggaatgagacgaggagaaatttctttagtccgagggtggtgaatatgtggaactctttgccacagaaggccttggaagccaagtcagtggatatttttaaggcagagatagatagattcttgatttgtacaggtctcaaacgttatggggagaaggcaggagaacggggttaggagggagagatagatcagccataatagaatagcggagtagacttgatgggccaaatggcctaattctacttctcaCTTCTGACCACATGACCtaattaggcatcatgtttggcacaaacattgtggggtgaGGGACCCACACTGTTCTTTGCACCATTACGAAAGCGTGGTCTTAAAGTGCATAATGTGGAAATCCTTGGAGCCTGATCAAGGGTATCCGAGGACAGTGTGGGAAACCAAGGAAGAAAATGCAGGGGCTCTGCAGAGTTATTTGCATCACTGTTAGCCATGGATGAGGTACTGGAAGACTGCGGGGTGGCTATAGTGGTGCCTTTACTTAAGGACTGCAAGGAAAAGGCacggaactacaggccagtgagcctaaagTCAATTGCGCGAAAGTTACTGGGGGGGAATTCTCAGAGACAAGTTCTGCCTGCAATTGTAAAGACAAGGAGTGAGTAGGAACAGTCACGGTGGTTCTGTGAAAGGGAAATTGTGACTCACGAATTTAACTGAGTTTTTCAAACAGGAACCATGAAAATTGgtgagggacaggcagcagatgttgctacatggactttagcaaggcctttgacatggTGTTTTATGGTATGCAGGTCCAGAAGTTAGATCACAAGCGATGCAGAGTGAGGTAGCCAATTGATACAAAACTGGTTTGGTAGAGATGATTCTGTAGGTCTGTTTTACAGTTTGGAGACCTATGACCAGTGGTGTACTGCAGAGATCAgcactgggtccactgttgtttatcaTTTATGTCCATCATTTGGATGATTATGCGATTGTCTTGGTTAGTAAGTTTACGGATAATCAATTAGTGGTAGAGTGGACAGTGAATAAGGTTATCTAAGATTGATGCTGGATCTAAATCAGTTGGGCCAGAGGCCCAAGGAATGGCAGAAGGATCTTAACTCACACACCTGcacagtgttgcattttggctgaACAGTAAATGGCACCagattgtaggaaggatgtggttttaacatagcaacatagaaaataggtgcgggaggaggccattcggccgttcgagccagcaccgccattcattgtgatcatggctgatcgtccccaatcaataatcgtgcctgccttctctccatatccctcgactccactagccccaagagctctatccaactctctctgaaatccatccagtgatttggtttccactgccctctttggcagagaattccacaaattcacaactctctgggtgaaaaagttttttctcacctcagttttaaatggcctcccctttattctaagactgtgtcccctggttctggactcgcccaacattgggaacatttttcctgcacctagcttgtccagtccttttataaatttatatgtttctataagatcgcctctcatccttctaaactccagtgaatacaagcctagtcttttcaatctttcctcatatgacagtcccgccatcccagggatcaatctcgtgatcctacgctgcactgcctcaattacaaagatgtcctttctcaaattaggagactaaaactgtgcacaatactccagatgtgggcttaccagggccctataaaactgcagaagaacctctttactccgatacagaaatcctcatgttatgaaggccaacattccattagttttcttcaatgcctgctgtacctgcacgccaactttcagtgactggtgtacaaggacatccaggtctcgctgcacctcccccttacctaacctaactccattgagaaaataatctgcctccatgttttttccgccaaagtggatgacctcacatttatctatattatactgcatctgccatgcatctgcccactcactcaacctgtccaggtcaacctgcaacctcctaacatcctcttcacagtttacactgccacccagctttgtgtcatccacaaacttgctagtgttgtttctaattccctcttccaaatcattaatatatatggtaaacagttgcggccccaacaccgagccttgcggcactccactcgccattacctgccattctgaaaaggacctgtttactcctaccctttgcttcctgtctgccaaccaattttctatccatatcaacaccctccccccaataccatgcgctctaattatagtcaccaatctcccgtgcgggaccttatcacaggctttctgaaagtctagatacactacatccactggctccccttcatccattttacttgtcacatcctcaaaaaattccagaagattattcaagcatgatttcccattcataaatccatgctgacttggacttatccttttactgctattcaaatgcactgttattacctctttaataattgactccagcatctttcccaccaccgaagtcaggctaactggtctgtaattccccgttttcactctcactcctttcttgaaaagtgggataacattagctatcctccaatccacaggtcctgatcctgaatctattgaacattggaaaatgagcaccaatgcgtccactatttctagagccacctccctgaggaccctgggatgcagaccatcaggcccaggggatttatcatccttcagtcccattaatctacccaatactatttctcgcctaatgaaaatttatttcagttcctctacccccctaaatcctctgtcctccaatacatctgggagattgtttgcgtcttccttaattttgctggagagagtgcaaaggagattcagcggaatgtttaggaaagaactgcagatgctggtttaaatcgaaggtcgacacaaaatgctggagtaactcagcatctctggagagaaggaatgggtgactttttgggtcgagatccttcttcagatcagtattaagaagggtctcgacccgaaaagtcacccattccttctctccagagatgctgtacatcccacagatttactccagtatttggtgtctaccttcagcagaaTATTGCTTGGACTGGAGGACTTTATCCATTTGGGAGAACCTGGAGAGGATTTTCCTGTTTTCCTTGCTGTGAAGGAAACTGAGGAATGACCTGTTGGAAGTATATGAGGTTAgaataaataatcaatattgttTTCTCATGGTGAGTATTTCAAAAACATGAGGGGATAGGGTTGAGGTAAAGcacaaggagttttaaagggaatgTGAGGGGTATTTTTTTTACATAGGGTTGGTTGATATCTGAATCATGTGACAGAGAAGGTGATGGAATTGGATGCAGTcaccatgtttaagaaacatatagacagATGAATAGGCAAGGCACAaaagatttcaagagagagttagatttagctctgagcgctaagggaatcaagggatatggggaaaaagccgacacggggcactgattttggatgatcagccatgatcttattgtatggcggtgctggctcaaagggccgaatggcctactcctgcacctatgttctatgtttctatgaagtctCTATGCCAGAAAATGGGAATAATACAGATGGGCAAAttgatgtggtgggccaaaggctctgTTTATTGGCTGTATTACTCTGTCCATCTGAATACAAAATTATTAAATTTGGGGGGAAAAAGAAGCATGTCTCCAAACATATCACCAACTATTTGTTCTGGTACAACTACATTGATTATACGATGAGGCACCACACCAACGACTACACTTCTTCAGGATACCAAACAATCTAGCGGCTCTCCAATGACTATCAATTTCTGCTGATGCACCACCATGGAAATCATTTATCCAGAAACATCATAGATTGCTGGTCTGTCCTAGTCTGTTCAGGAtctcaataaattgcagagagttgtggaaataGCCCAGTCCAACACAAACCAGGCTGCCCCATCAACATAATCGACACTTCatcctgcctcgggaaagcaaccaacataatccaaggaccactcacaggtctcaagaagggtctcgattgtcccgctgagttactccagctttttgaaagCGCGTCACCAGATTCAAGATTAGCTATTTGCCCGCTGTTagcagactcttgaacagacctttCATATGTTTCCAATCTTCCAATCCACCGCGTGACCCcttgcactttgtttcctttttgttCTCATGTATTGTGTGAGTGCACGATTTGCCTGCCTGACATGCAAAATAAACGTTGTCACAGTATACTGctacgtgacattaataaaccaactTCAAATACTGAGATGACAAAGGCCTGAGGTTCACAGAGATCTTCGGGTCCTGCTGCCTGATTTGCAACAACTCGCATGCAGACACAGATACAATGACATTTTCCTCTACTTCTTTCTTAGACCCCCTCGGTcacggctgaccatgggtgatgcatcctagttggctgcttctTCCATACCTCGGCTGGAGCAGCAGATATAATGTGAATTAGTGATTTTAACAGGTTACCTGATGTAGGGGAGGGGGTTGCAGAAGCCTGTAAGTGTAACAGGATTATACTGGCAGGTGATTTAAACTTCCGTCATGTTGACTGGGACCGCCACAGATTCGAGACTATGGAAGGGGTGGGATTTGTTAAATGCgtccaggaaagatttctcaaacaaTATGTGGAAGGGCCTGACAGAGAGGAGGCGATACTGGGCCTCCTATTGGGAAATCAGGCggagcaagtgactgaagtgtcagtgggcatCCAGTGACCATAATACTATCCGGTAAAAATAACAAGTATATAAATTATATTTCTGACGTGCAGTGAGCTGTTGATACCACAACTGGAGTTTGTGTCAGGTGTTCAATACAGGGCCGCTCATGCAAGAGAGAGCCGAGACGAATCCAGGGATCAGAGACTCTGATGAGCGGCGGCGTCAGCGAGTTTAACAGTTACTGAGCTGGGAAACCACACGCAACCCCCGAGAATCCACAGCACGGGTCGAGCGGAGAGGTAATCCCACCCTGGGAACTGTGCAACGGGCCAACTGTCTGAGCTGTGAATGTGTAGATGTGAACATTGTGTCAGAGAGTGTGTTAAAGGGGTGGCCGACTCAGATTGATGTCACTGTGTTTGTGGGTCCAAACATTTCGCCGGATTTCCCAGTCCCTCTGGTGAAAAATGTAAAGATATCAGTGGCACGGGATCGCTCCACTTCCCAGCTCAGTCGTGATGTGGGAATTGACCGGAAAGTTTACGTTGGTTTCGATATTTCTGTCGAAAAACAGCGAGCATGTCAGCGATCGGGACAGAGAACGTGCTCAGTGCATCAGTGAAACGGGTTTAAATGGAAAGCGATGCCTTTAATTCGTATCAGACTTACTCTACAATAAACATTCCGGTCTCAGAGATGTACCGAGGTCAGTCTGTGTCTCCGAAGTGTctgattttaattggaatttgaggGTTTTTGAAGACAAGGAAACACAGCGAGGCGGAGGGGCCGGGAGCTGACAGCAGGATGTCTCCGCCCCGTCCGCTCGCTGCCTTTAAGTTGCTCTCTGCCGCCGCCACTGGATTCATTTCTCATAGTCTTGAGTGTCAGAGAGAGCTTGTGCAGAGTCGCCGACATGACAGAGACcgccgccgccgaagcggctccTCAAGCCGTCCCCGCCGCTAAAACCAATGCTCCCAAGAAGAAGAGGGCGGCCGCCCGGAGCAAGGCAGCCGGTCCCAATCTGGGCGGCCGGATCGACCAGCTTGTGGCGGATTCCCACGATCGCCGAGGGATGTCTTTAGTTGCGATAAAGAAGGGTCTGGGGGCCGAAGGCGTCGATCTGATGAAGTCCCGCCGCCTGATCCTGTTGTGCATCAGGAAGAGAGTAGCAAACGGTGTCCTGGTTCAGAACAAGGGCTCCTTCAAGACCGGTAAGGGAGAAGCCGCCGTGAAACCGATAAAGAAAGCGAAGGTTCCTGCAGCCAAGACATCCAAGAGCAAGAAACCGACGGCCAAGAAAACCCCGATCAAGAAATCAGTGGCAAAAACTACCACCAAGAAACCAACGGTCAAGAAACCTCCCGCCAAGAAAGTTGGGGCCAATAAACCAGCGGCTAAAAAAACGGCGGCGAAGAAAGTATCGCCCAAGAAGGCATCGCTgaaaaaaacccaaaaggtcGCAGTGAAAGAGGCAGCAAAGAAGCCGGTAAAACGCCCGGCGAAGCCGAAATCGGTGAAACCCAAGAGGGCAGTGACTAAAAAGTGAATTACAAAACGAACATTGTAAGACCTGAACCCAACGGCTCTTCTCAGAGCCACCCACATCTCTCGGGAAAGAGCTGATTCAGACTCAAGCGATCCCTGTCGCGGGACAAGTTCAGTGCCAGGGGGGAAATCATTTAAATTACCGGGGGTCTCTCGCTGACATTCGCtgcatcccccacccctccccccggtATGGAGTGTCTGGAATACAACTAAATGGTGTGACCGGGCTCAGCATCACTCGGACTGGGCATATGTTTGGCTTCAAGCTGAATTTAAAGCCTTTCATTGTCAGTGAGACGATAACACTGACAGAATCCCCGTCTCAGCCCAAGCACCAACTCGATATGTTCCCCAAATCATCCTTTAAAGCGACTAAACTGCTGAACCGCGTGGGGTGGGCGATATGGGCACACCGATAATACCACTGAGTGACTTTTACCGCGGAATGCCTGTCTCTGACAGTTTGTCCGGAGCGCTAATTTTCGGATCGATTGGCGACTAACCTTTGGAAATTGGTTTCAGGAATCTGGGGCGTGGAGCTGGAATATGAGAGGGTTCTGTCTGTCACGTTGTCTCTTCCTCTCTCCGCCcctttctcgctctctctctctgcgtaTCTCGGGCAGGTCGGGGCGCTGTGTATAAAAGGAGACAACAGCAGTCAGTTTATCATTGAGCAGCGACTCGAGTGAAGCAGCATCATGTCTGGCCGAGGGAAAGGAGGCAAAGGTCTGGGCAAAGGCGGAGCAAAGCGGCACCGAAAAGTACTTCGCGATAACATCCAGGGCATCACCAAGCCAGCCATCCGCCGCCTGGCTCGGCGTGGCGGGGTCAAGCGGATCTCGGGTCTGATCTACGAGGAGACCCGCGGGGTGCTGAAGGTTTTCCTGGAGAATGTGATCAGGGACGCGGTCACCTACACCGAGCACGCCAAGCGCAAGACGGTCACtgccatggatgtggtgtacgctcTGAAACGCCAGGGCCGCACTCTCTACGGGTTCGGCGGATAAATAACTACCCCTTTATTCGAACACAAAACAAAGGCTCTTCTAAGAGCCGCCCACAGCCTCACAGAGAGAGCAGTGACTCGGGAGTGAGTAGATGCAGATTGTAATGTGCTTTATGAAACGAGTTATTCGACCACTGAACACAAGTGTGACTTGATCACCGCGGTCATTAGAAATGCAAAGAACATCGGCAGCCGACAGTAAAAGATCACACACAAGGCGATGTCAGTTTCCCTTTTACCTTTATACCTCATGATTACTGCAGCAACAGGAGGGTCGACTCGAAACCGTTCTCTGGGTAACCGTCGCTTATTTCCAGTCACGAGCAGAGTTGAATTCCGTCTGCACCGGGATCCGGTCTGTAAATCCGCGCCACATATTCAGTCAATGATTTAAGCGATAAGTTAAAATGGGTTGGTGATAAGTTGGCAGAAACTGAATTTATTCAGAAATATCAATAAAATACCGTCCTCGGTTCCCCGGTGAAATGAAATTGGCGACAATTTAAAATTCAATCCGCAACCAATGATACTGCAGTCCGTGCTCTCTGGTTGGCTGATCTTTCCTCACCCCACCCGGCGAACACAAATCTCTATCATTTACGGGAACACATTGACTGCTGCAGGATTCAATATAATTAGCTGAAAATTTCATCGGCCCCAGTTAACCTTTAACAAATTATAATTAACCAAGTCGGGTGGTCACTGCTCTCTCTGTGAGGCTGTGGGCGGCTCTTAGAAGAGCCTTTGTTTTGTGTTCGAATAAAGGGGTAGTTATTTATCCGCCGAACCCGTAGAGAGTGCGGCCCTGGCGTTTCAgagcgtacaccacatccatggcaGTGACCGTCTTGCGCTTGGCGTGCTCGGTGTAGGTGACCGCGTCCCTGATCACATTCTCCAGGAAAACCTTCAGCACCCCGCGGGTCTCCTCGTAGATCAGACCCGAGATCCGCTTGACCCCGCCACGCCGAGCCAGGCGGCGGATGGCTGGCTTGGTGATGCCCTGGATGTTATCGCGAAGTACTTTTCGGTGCCGCTTTGCTCCGCCTTTGCCCAGACCTTTGCCTCCTTTCCCTCGGCCAGACATGATGCTGCTTCACTCGAGTCGCTGCTCAGTGACAATCTCGCTGTTGCTGTCTCCTTTTATACACAGCGCCCCGACCTGCCGGGGAAATGCAGAGGAGGAGAAAAGGCAGAATCATTGTGACAGACAGAAAGAGGGACGCCTCTCATCTTCCAGCTCCGCCCTTGGTTTTCTTTAACCGCCAATTTCCAACCGTCAATAAACAATACAATTTAAATTTAGCGTTCCCGGCTAATCCCCATGTTGAACTGGtctaaataaggaactgcagatgctggttcatacgaaagatggacacaaagtgctggagtaaccagcatctcaagagaaaagggataggtgatgtttttgctcgggacccttcttcagcctgaaattggggagggggtgtgggggaaattgAGGAGGCAGTGGAGAGGGCATGGAAagttggaggtgagaaaagaccgggacaaatcagggccggcgacAATTTACCTTTCCACTTGGAAATTGGAGGACAGCTGCTGAAGTTTAGCTTGTGGAGGGGTATGAACGGTTAATTCTCTGTGTTTAAATGacttctaccaacactctcctcccctccccctttgcccCCATCACCCTCTAGTCGTTTAACCAGATCCACAGTTTTCCccattgtatccctcttgggatcgcaCCTTCCTTAGCCACAACTTTGCAACAAGGTCCAGAGcagttgggaaggtgggactaggaaGGGCAGATGGCAAAtaagagatgttgcattttggcctATGAAACAATGGACACGACTTGCACGTAAATGGTAGGACCCTGAagtgtgttgcagaacagagatctGAGTGTACAGGTGTATGGCTCCCTGAAAATGGTCAGTCAGGTGAACAGCGCGGTGTAGGCTGTGTTTGGCATGCTTTACTTCACTGGGAAGGATAGAGTACAAATGTTGCCACATCATCATGCAGCTGAGCAAGTCGTtagttttagagggatttgggccaaatgtaggtaaaAGGGACCAGCACAATATGCCaaattagttggcatggacaaggtttccatgctgcacagctctatgactttatgactggtATTTATACGATGATAGATGACTGGCACTCACTGTGTGACCTaaaaagatttaagtttattattattgtcacgtgcaccaacggGAAACAATAATACTCCCCTGCACTGTACTGTAGGGAGACTGTGTGACCATCACACAGCACAATAATATAAAGACAAGGAACCTCAAACTGCTCTGTGGGGCAACAGATTTCCAACACCAATCCCTCTGCTGTACAGATAAAGACAGGAACACCCCCTGCACTGCACTGTGAAATCACAGCCCAGTACAGACCACACAGCCTGTGGACAGAGAGCTTTGCATCAGCCACTCCCAACACTGTAAGGGCACAGACCGCACAAACCACCCCAGGAATGCATGGAGACTGCCCAGTGCAGCTCCAGCACTGACAGTAGGGAGATGGACAAAGGGAATCCAACCACAGTCCTGCAGGGACACAGATTGGTGCGATGTCAGACTGTAACACGGCGTTCCATACCATTatcccctccaaactggttaccaagctcaaggaactgggtctctgcacatccttATGCAACTgcatcaaattcctgggcatgcacatTTCTGAACATCTGTCCTGGCccgagcacattgatgcaatcataaagaaagtgcATCAATGTTTATACTTCTAAGATTCAGGAAATTCAGTATGTTAACAAACACattattgaacttctacaggtgtacagtagagaacatattgactggttacaccatggcctggttcagcaacttgaaacgCCCAGGATCAAAGATGATTGCAAAAAtggatgaacactgcccagttcataggcacaaaaagctggagtaactcagcgggacaggcagcatctctggagagaaggaatgggtgacgtttcgggtcgagacccttcttcagactggttaaggacaatggaaacaagagatatagacggtgatatggagaggtaaagaataatgaatgaaagatatgcaaaaaagtaacaatgataaaagaaacaggccattgttagctgcttgtagggtgaaaatgaaaaactaatgcaacttggatgggggatggatagagagggaatctcagggctacctgaagagagaaacatagaaaaatagatgtaggagtaggccattcgcccttcgaaccagatcaatgtgatcatggctgatcatctaaaatcagtaccccgttccgggtttctctccatgtcccttgattccttcagccctgagagctaaatctaactctctcttgaaaacatccagtgagttggcctccactgccttctgtggaagggaattccacagattcacaactctctggctgaaaaagtttttcctcatctcagtcctaaatggtcgcccccttattcttaaactgtgacccctggttctggactccccaacatcgggagcattttcctgcatcaagcctgtccaatcccttaaaatttttatatgtatctacaagatcccgtctcatccttctcaattccagtgaatgcaagaccagtcaacccattctttcatcatatgtctgtccctccctctgggaattaatctggtgaaccttctctgcagtccctcaatagcattaatgtccttcctcaaataagacataaattgcacacaatactccagggttggtttcaccagggccctgtacaacctgcTTGCTcctaactcaaatcctctcgcaatgaaggccaacagctttcttcactgcccgttgtacctgcatgcttactttcagtgtttgatgtacaagcacacccgggtcgtgttgcacctccccttttccgaatctgacaccattccgataataatctaccttcctgtgcaccaccaaagtggataacctcagatttatccacattatactgcatctgcccactcacccaacctatccaagacaccctgcagcctcatagcatcctcctggcagctcacactgccgcccagctttgtgtcatccgcaaacttggagatggtacatttaattccctcgtctaaatcattaatatatattgtaaataactgggatcccagcaccgaaccttgcagcaccccactgcctgccattctgaaaaggacccgttaattactaatctttgcttcctgtcggtcaaccagttctctatccatgtcaatacactaaccccaatacgatgtgctctaaatttgcacactaatctcttgtgtgggaccttgtcaaaggctttttggaagtccagttacaccacacccactggctctccattatccattctacttgttacatcctcaaaaaaatccagaagattagtcaagcatgatttatttccccatcataaattcatgctgactttgacctatcctgttactgctttccaaatgcgcagatataacatctttaataatcaactcaagcatcttccccactaccgatgtaaggctaactgatctataattttgtttactctctccctcctttcttaaagagtggagttacattggctaccctccggtccacaggaactgatcgagagtagaaagaacattggaaaatgatcaccaatgcatccacgatttctagggacacctacttgagtactctgggatgtagaccatcaggccctggggatttatctgcctccagtcccaacagtcctaacaccatttcctgactaatgtggattctcttcaattcctccctcccactagatcctccgtcccctagtatttctgtcttcaccaaggaagacacaaataaagt
It encodes:
- the LOC144609452 gene encoding histone H4, translating into MSGRGKGGKGLGKGGAKRHRKVLRDNIQGITKPAIRRLARRGGVKRISGLIYEETRGVLKVFLENVIRDAVTYTEHAKRKTVTAMDVVYALKRQGRTLYGFGG